The sequence tagccaaagaccttctttgctcttctagcataacctccgattttgctagacttttttctatccaagcttgtgtagctatgaagcattgaaggagatcgtctttttgaatttgatttctcctcttgatagtatcgatttcccccttggaagccttcttgagtggaataagaaatttcataattccaactattgaaNNNNNNNNNNNNNNNNNNNNNNNNNNNNNNNNNNNNNNNNNNNNNNNNNNNNNNNNNNNNNNNNNNNNNNNNNNNNNNNNNNNNNNNNNNNNNNNNNNNNAGTCCAGAGTGAGAAAGAACTTCAGCAATTGCAAAGGTAAGACAAGATAGTGTgaagatctatggttgatttATCATTTTGCTAAATGAATCTGTGGTACCGTATAAAGTTTGAATATTATAGGTGGcgaaaatttcatttttctgaGTTTATTTTTCACAATGAATTCACGATGTTTCATCTGAACATATTTTCTACAACAAATTAATCTGATTTGTATATAACTAAACCTtatacacacaaacacacacacacgggGGCACGCTCCAATGAGactccctaattttagtgaaatCTACGGCACGATTcggtgcatttattttatcaatcctatggctgatattgtatctggagggtgatttttttttcatagggttcgaatcctggagggagcataatattttaaattttgttattcatcagtatatagtgcattgttcatcagtatatatgtcttattcattaccaatcttttaaattttatttttcatcagtatatacattttgttcgttagatatacgtcatgttcattagtattatatatcttattcattgtcctcatgttacacgaaaaatagggggtcttaTTTAGGAGTGAATCGGTATGGTATGTTGAATTTTTTTCGTCATACCGTATACCGTACCGTAAACTGtggtatgagaattttcatacaGTTGTCGTACCGAACCCTTCGGTATACCGTATACCGAAGATCGGCATATATACCTAAATTGCGGTATGAATTTTTCTCATGTCGATATCGTATCGATAGTGCGGTATGCCATActttaaggtataccgaaattatttgtatatcatttcatgcttaaatttaccaaaatattacTATATACCGTGTATTTGTCCATAccgaaattttataaacaaatataaataaccTTTTAAAAAGTCTAgaattatatatgtgtgtgtatatatatgtaactTATTTCAATCAGTACGGCATACcgattattttgatatatacaGGTATTGTGGTATATACCGAAACAATAATATATACCGATTTTTCAGTGTATACCATGGttagggctgtctaattggttatcgggttttggataatccgttaaccgaaccgaaatttccggatttgggtatccaataaccgaattttttggttatcggttcgatttcgggtatcattttgaaaaaaaattcggGTGTCGGTTAACCTGATAACCGCaacgggttaaccgaaataattaaccaaaaattatttaataaattatttaatatatatatatatatatatatatattatatacattttaattattaatttattatttttaaaaaaaaaatcgattcttagctaaaataaaattatgatatatttaaagtataagaatGAGCTTTAGTTTAGTGGATACGTtgctttatgtattttttggagATCAGGGTTCAAATTCTctatctagcaaattatttgaatttgaattttttaaatgggcatttcggatacccaaataaccgaagcggttattgggtaaccgaactccTAAAACAGTTCaggaacggttagtgaaatatgacaATTTCAATTTCGAGTAACCAAAAATTTAGGTACGGGTAATCGAATTTGAACCGATCGACAGCTTTAACTGTGGTATCGGTATATATCGGTATACCGCGAGATGAGGAAAATTGATACCATTGTCGTACCAAAGAATTTCGGTACGGTACAATACCGTAACGTAATTTACGGTATACTAAAAATTCGGTATTTTTGACAATTTTTCGATGCgataagtgcggtataccgatgTTTCGGCATTTTAGTCCACTCCTAGTCTCATTatagcgcgcccctatatatatatatatatatatataggggagggctattcagaaaactcatcttagactataaactataaactaattaaaatgtatgagtTATATGTACAACACCCATGAATccgctgtgtaaatgtatgaattatgaaaattaaattttttgctacctatgagattcgaactcaggaccatgaattattccaagaaggtgatgaattaaccgtagatcttgatgatccaagagttgaaaatggttcctattttatagtctaattttgatttttattttagccttcccctatatatatatatatatatatatatatatatatatatatatatatatatatatataggggcgcgctccagtgagaccccctatttttcgtgtaacatgagtacaatgaataagacatataatactaatgaacaaaacgtatatctaatgaacaagatgtatatacagatgaaaaataaaatttaaagaattcgtaatgaataagacatatatactgatgaacagggttgtatatactgatgaacaatgcagtatatactgatgaataacaaaatttaaaatattctactccctccaggattcgaacccttcgaaaaaaaatcaccctccagatacaatatcagccataggattgataaaataaacgcaccagatcgtgccctagatctcactaaaattagggggtttcattggagcggccccctatatatatatatatatatatatatatatatatatatatatatatatatatataacgaacagatctacaaatttaacgaacagatcaatgtaccgcatgaacagcaatttgaacagacgtatttagtaaaaaaaaaaaagaaaatctcgccaccaacaggattcgaaccctgggcaaattgttgttcatgcggtacattgatctgttcgttaaatttgtagatctgttcgtttttgtttccgatttctctattatctaaatatttagcattctccgtttaacctttctctctctctctctctctctatatatatatatatagagagagagagagaagggttcaacagagaagctaaatattgtggagaatagagaattcgtaaaataaaaacgaacagatctataattttaatgaacagatgaatgtaccgcatgaacagcaatttgccccgggttcgaatcctgctggtggcgagtttttctatatttttactaaatacgtctgttcattagttatgttgatctgttcgtaaaatatatagatttgttcatgatgaataaaaagataattctctgttgaactcaaccctatatatatatatatatatatatatatatatatatatatataatagcttGAACATAAAATTTATGTGCTTAATTTCCACGTCttcaaaaaatagtcctaaaaggGGACAATACATggtttaataaaaatgatataatGTGTTGTGGGTTGAGAAATAATCTCACCTTAGGGGTAGTGTTAGAATGATCAATTATGGAGACGTCTGGTTTAAGTGATAAGGCATGACTGGTAATTATTTacttaatcaagtgtttggtttgTATGATTGGGCTCGTGATTGATAATCCGGCCTGCATCTACTAATCCAATTGAATGGTTTTTTATCACCCAAAATTgggtgaattatttaatcacccctcAAATCTTATCAATCTTGTGTATCTCAGTCACCAAACCAAATGCCTTGCtaattttattgtgagtggagaaagaggcTCATCATATCATATGATATAAAAGGTAGATAAGTTAATATATTGAGGGTGtatttgctttgaggtataaggatGGGATAAAGCTCCATTTACCATTTTATATCTCGTTTTGCTTTGATGTAATAAGAAATTCAGGCAGATGGTATAAACTTTCGGGGCATCATATTTTCCCTTGGAAAATATGACAATTTTATATTAAGGaatgatgatataattttataccatcTTATAAGAAGTGGATAAACATTCATTCAAGccaaataagatataaaaaaatgtgaTTCCTACTTTTTTAAAGCGATGTCATTCCTattttaagtgataaatttatatctcattatattatcactttatttagagggataaaaaccGAACACACTGAAAGTAATATATTATGGGTTAGTGTGtctataaatgaaaaaaaaagactattttttgtggatatacaaaaatgataaaaatagatTATCTTTATAGGGCGAAGGGATTATTAATTAAACCAAATTACATGAAGGTGGTATGCAGATTGTAGGTTGGATACCTTGAAGTTTGGAAGAGATGTTGTGCTCACTTCTAATTTTCTAGCTTCCTTAGTTATCGGTGATCGTGCGTCTCATCATGCTCGTCTAGCCTTTGCTAAAACATCTGTGCTTGTCACACTCattgatgatttgttcgatcatgGTGGTTCCAAACAAGAGTGCTACAAGATTCTTGAATTAGTAAAAGAGTAAGCTTGATTTCTTATGTATATAAACCcctttttttatgattttcttcaatttcctACTTAGATGTGTTTGGCTGAGCTCATAAGTTCTTTAAACCAACTTACAAATTGTTTTGAAGCTTATAAGTtcattcaaagtgtttgacaaactAAGCTTCCAAAAAATAAGTctatttactattttttattattattattattattttcatcatatatatatcattctaattttatctcttttcgattttttctctctaactAAAATTCTTTGTTTAGCTTACAAGCTCAATTATTCAAGCACTTTgataacttataaactcttacgaaattacattttataagctcttgcatataagttctttaaaataagcttagccaaacaccctatTTTTATTCGTGTATATAATTAACCAACAAAATAGATGGAAAGAGAAGGCGGCTACTGCAGAATACGATTCCGAAGCAGTTGAAATCCTTTTTACAGCACTGTACAATACAGTGAATGATTTGGCGGAGATGGCTCGTGTCGAACAAGGACGCAGTGTCAAACAATTTATAATTGGATTGGTACGTACCTACttcaacccccccccccccccccaccccacccccaagaaaaaaaagaaaaaatatgcattttaattttttttttctgattttaaAGATTTTAGTTGTTCGCgtcattaataataaaatacatgGGTTAGTTTATAGtcgaactttcaacaaattttttaatttgtatattctaaattttaaaaaattagttaatTATGATTTCAAATTTTTCGACACTGGAAGTGGATTTTCCGGCCAAATGAGGGCAACCACCGATCTATTTCTTATTGTTAGGTCATTGTTTTCCCCCAATAGATTGTCCAAACACAAAATTTAAGTACAATCGGGTGTATCGTACAATAGAGTTAACCCGCACCTagaataatgttatttatactGTTCGAGTCAGGATACAGGTTCGAATCAAGGTGCGGATCAAGGTCTAATTGAGGGTGTAACCTGGTTGTACTCAAGACCACCTCTTATCCAAAACGATAAGCCATTTGGCGTCAAAAAATTTTAAACGGGTGATAATTAAACAATTTCTTAATATTTAAGGAACACAAAATGTAAAAAATCGAAGTTGAAGTTATAAATGGAAATTCGCTCAAAGTTCAAACTATAAACTATAATCAGccctattataaaaaaatacaatatgtCCTCAAAAAATAGTTATGGAAATGGACGAtataagttttaataaaaattgatgaatgcattatgagtggagaaatgatTTCACCTAAAATATAGTGTtacaaatgataattaattgcaggggcggagccagggggtgcccggggggggggggggctccccccccaaattttgaaaaaaaaaaaaaaaaatttatataatatacatatagtttttatatatataatatacattaTAGTTTTTATCTAATATACATAtagtttttttatataatatacatatagtttttatataatatacatatagttttttatataatatacatatagtttttttatataatatacatatagTTTTTATAGTTATCTTCTtttagaattaataaaataattataaatataagtatatataactaattatatttgtattttagtaaaaaatgtctaaaatgtattgaatctccccaaaaaaaattattcttaggttatttgtaatgtattgaaactttttagttatgttattttggaatgtattagaactatattatctatgaaaatgtcgttattattattattattattattattattattattattattattattattattattattattattattatatttgtattttagtaaaaaatatctaaaatgtattgaatgtccccaaaaaaaatttattcttaggttatttgtaatgtattgaaacttttttagttatgttatttggaatgtattagaactatattatctatgaaaatgtcgttattattattattattattattattattattattattattattattattattattattattattattatatttgtattttagtaaaaaatgtctaaaatgtattgaatgtccccaaaaaaaatttattcttaggttatttgtaatgtattgaaacttttttagttatgttatttggaatgtattagaactatattatctatgaaaatgtcgttattattattattatatttgtattttagtaaaaaatgtctaaaatgtattgaatgtccccaaaaaaaatttattcttaggttatttgtaatgtattgaaacttttttagttatgttatttggaatgtattagaactatattatctatgaaaatgtcgttattattattattatatttgtattttagtaaaaaatgtctaaaatgtattgaatgtccccaaaaaaaaattattcttaggttatttgtaatgtattgaaacttttttagttatgttatttggaatgtattagaactatattatctatgaaaatgtcgttattattattattatatttgtattttagtaaaatatgtctaaaatgtattgaatgtccccaaaaaaaaattccgggggctaccgcccccggaCCCCCGTAACAattcaccccccccccccaaaataaatcctggctccgccactgattaattatattgtgattCGGGAGTGGAGAAAATGGTCCACTATGTGCTAGAAAATAGgtaaataagttgatatattgAGGATAATATGTTTTGGAATAGTGTCTATAAATAGAaatagactattttttgtgaacgaacgtaccaaaatgataaaaatggaCTAGTTTTCGAGAAccgaaaaaaatattactccttcttttttcttctgAAATTTAATATCCATCTTTAGGTAAGAGAtttacattttcaattttattttcttctaaaaAATCAGCATTGCAACATTGTATAACATCTCATATTATATTGGGTTAATGGCCTGTAAAACTACGAACGAATTCTGGTTTTAACCTCTAACAAAAGATTATGCCTGTAAAACCACGAACTTTGATATTTTTCTGATTTTGACTACGGGACAAATTTCCGGCGGCTTATGTGACATTTTAATCTATTTCCTTTAGTCATTTCCCCCAAAATCTCTCCAAAGTCGGAGGAAGCATTCAAGTAAGAAATCCTCAATTATTTGGTGGAATCCTTGGGCAATTGCTTAGGTCATTAGTAAAAATCATTTCGGTCATTTCCTCTAATTACTTTCTTATCTttcatcttattattataatagctctatttatttctaaattattttgGCATTCAGTGGAACCAAGTGGTTtggagaaaatataaataacttCTAAGTAACATCTCTATAGAATTCTTTTAATAAGATGCAAAATTCTTATTTGTGGACCTTGTTCATAATTCCTGCTTGTCTTTAAattaaatgacgtcgttttgtatttttaaaagaaCGACGTCATTTTTGTGTCATCGTCGATTAAGCCACGTTGGATTTCAGGCTGCCAACTCAGCCTATTTTTGGCCGAAAATTTATCATGTAGTCAAAATCAGAAAGATTTCAAAGTTCGTGGTTTTACAGGCAAAATCTTTTGTTAAAGGTTAAAACCAGAATTCGCTCAAAATTCGTGGTTTTACAGGTCATTAACCCTATTATATTGGCGGATGGTATATAATTTGTGTTAATTTGAATAAAGTGCAGTGGGTTGAAATACTATCAGTTTTCAAGATAGAATTAGATACATGGAGCGATGGCACGCAACTCAGCTTGGATGAGTACATGTCTTCCTCGTGGGTGTCGAATAGTTCCAGAATTTTAGTTCTTGTTTCGATGCAATTCATCGGTGCAAAATTGTCCGATCAAATGCTTCTGAGTGAAGAGTGCAATGATTTGTGTAGACATGTTTCGATGGTTGGCCGACTTCTCAACGACGTTTGCAGTTTCGAGGTAACATTTCTCTGAGATCTTAAAAATAGTCCGACCTCTCTGAAATAGGGATCAtagcatatactccctccgtctcactctAATAtactcgttttttttttaaatacggagattaagaaagttaCTTTTTATGAGGAAAGTGGTGTGACCCATACCAATTAagttttttaatctccgtgtcaAAATTTTTTAACCTATTCTAATGGAAAGGAGGGAGTAGTTATTACCTATGACGCAAAGTTGTAAATATGACACTAGACAAAATTGGGCTCTGACAACTCACTAAGGCTTGGAAATTTGATCTCTACCATatttacaacttttttttttgacaggTTGGGGCCTTTTATTCTCGTGTTTTTGAGAGGTTAAATCATTTTTGCAACTAGTGCTATAAATGATACATTCTCTATCCACGAAAAATTtatcacaattttctttttcatccaTATACAAAAATTTGCTACTTTCATTTATATTAGTAGGATCTACACAACTCCACTCCTGTTTAAAGTGAGATCCTTACTCTACTGACAAACtcattcacattttattaaaactcgtgccgtccacagCATGAcaattttttatggacggagggagtaccaatACCAAAACTTAAAGTAACGTATATTTGACAGAAGGAGCGCAACGAGAATACAGGAAGCAGCATGAGCATTCTGCTAGCCGTTGGGAGAGATGGAAGAGGTGTTAGTGAAGAGGAAGCTATTGCAGAGTTAAAAGAAATAGTTGAATATCACAGGAGAAAAATGATGCAGATTGTCTATAATGAAGGAACCATTTTCCCAAGAAAATGCAAAGATATATTTATGGAGGCATGTAAGGCTTGTTGTTATGTGTACTCGAGCAGTGACGAATTTACTTCTCCTCAACAATTGAAGGATGATTTGGAATCCTTCCTTGGCTTATGATTGTGAAACCCCCAACACTTCTTAAGTTTAAATAAGAAATTTTTCACTTCCACTACATTTATTTGTCTTTCTTTATCACTTCACACAACTCCATGTTAATATTGATTGGATGCTTTGTTATTTGTAGTTCCTAAATTTCAAGTAGATTTGTTTCACGGTCAATATCACtttaaaatctaattttttttcaccATATTAATTATATCATGATTTatctaattttaaaaaaaaaacaacggccgaattaaaaaaagaaagaatttttcttttaaatatatacacGCACAAGCATGTGCCTGCCTTTTTCTGCCTTCGAGCCAACCTCGTTTTTCCAAGCCTGGGGGCTCAGCAACATGGTGGGGCTCAAGCCGTGCTTTGGATGCTCTAAACTTTTATATTTGACCTTAAAGCTATGTTTATCAACAATTTGTACCAATCCAActttctaataaaaaaaatcatttctcTGACTTTCACATACACAATCTACAATTCAATTCACTTATACAATCTTTATGTTTTATCAATTACCCACTTAAAAATTTTAACACAAAAACTTGACTATAATCGAGTTACCGTACAACCGGTTGACCTGCACCCAAAATATTGTTATTTATACGGTTCAGATCAAGATACGGATTCAGGTTAGAGTGCGGGTCAGGGTCTAAGTAAGGGTGCAACCCGGTTGTACGATACACCCGGTTGTATCCAAGACCACCTCAAACTTTAATACTATATATTTAAgttgtatttaaaaaattacataatcaCTAAACAATTTTAACAATCGGTAGAAGCCttcatttaaatattttttttccctaaTTTGATTGTCTTTCCCTATGACCGATTACTAATGGTCATGAACAAATATAGTCTAagatatttatgtatatttttttttttgacttggggtctgtattttttgttttgttttattaaaTCCTTacatttcaataatttttaaaagaGCACTACTATTTTACCAGGTAATCAACCCTTAAATAagttccaaaataaaatatgaataaatagGTAAGTTTATTAATTCAGTTCAATATATTTCCGTTTTATGTCATGGATTCAGTTTCAATATTTCAAACAAGGCATAAATGGTAGCGCagagataaaatcaaaattaaattagcTGATTAGGGCATCGAAATTCCTTTTACCGCCAGTTCCTGTTTCCCCAAATAAGGGCGATACGGCGTCGTTAGGATCCAAATTTCACAGTCTCCTTTGCTAAAACCCactgaataaaatataaaataaaaaaattgcagcGCAAATTTTCTGCAAGACGTTAATTTTGATCCAAGCAGATACAGTGATGGTTGATGAAGGAGAGGTTGAGAAGAAGGATGAAGAAATTGTTGATGTAGAGGAAGAATTTTCTGACAATTCAGCTGAAAATAATAATGATGAAGCTGAAGAAGAACTGGAAGAAGAATCTCATTCTGAGGTAAAGTTTGGACCCGTTTTGATCAGAGTATCGTCTCAGTTTTTTGTCAATTCCTAATTGTTTCCTGCATCTGGGAACTGTGGCCGAGTTGTACGTTTTGCATTGGGGGTTGTACCTTCGCCACCCTGTGATCAATTTTCACAGTTTTGTTTATTTGTGATTAAATGTAGTGCCTTTACCTCCCATATTACCTGTTTCAACATGTTGCGTTTGAGGCTTTCTGTTATCGTTTGTATGAAGTTCTTGAATCAGATAATGCCTTGCTCGGGAAGGGATAAGGGAAAAGGAAGAATCCAATATTGGCAATAGTgtccctttctttttctttgttaaatGAGTTAATCATGTTTTGTGTCCCCAACTTCAGTGTTTTTTAGAAAATGTCTTCAACTCTCGTTTTCTATTAAAACCTCCCAACTTTGAGCGTTTTCCAAACAATGTTCTGCTATACAAAATCCGACGACAATGATGAGTCACCTTGCCGGATTCTTAGGTGGAATGACGTCGTTTTATTGGGTGAGGTGGAAATAAAAGTTCCACTTAAGAATTTGATGAGGTGACTCATTATTTTGTCGCCGGATTTTGTATAGCAGGACATTTTTTGGAAAACGCTGGAAGTTGGGGGCTTTTTTAATAGAAAACGGAAATGGGGATATTTTATGGCTAACGCTGAAAATTGGGGACACAAAACACGATTAACCCTTGTTTAATGGTGTTCTTAATAACGAGTTATTTTTCGATTGTTTGTGTTTTTCTTGTGGTTGTGTTTTCTATATAGGATGTAGATGAGAGAACTGCATTAGGGAGATGAAACATTATATGGATTAATTTGTATCACCGTGGTATTATTTCTTCATGGTGATGGTATGCATATTGTGCTTGATTGATGGTAGATGGCTTGTGATCTCTTCTAAGTAGCATAGTTTCTGTTTATTCGATTGACTTGATTGGGAAAATACTTTTTGTCACCTCCTTGGTTATTGTATTCAAAGTTAACTTTCAACTGTTGTGAGTTCTTTGATCACCTTAATAGTTGACGTTACTATATGTGGTCTTCTCTTTTTAATACTTGAGAAAAAGGATAGCCTCCTTTTCAACATGCATAGCTTTCCAGTTTCTTGCCCTtctcttcttccttcttctcttaTTAAAGCTGCAAATTTATATCTTATCAGGAACCCTTGACTGAGGAGGAGATAGAGGATCTAATTGCCGAGCTTTTAGAAGTTGAGAGTAAAGTAAAATGTTTTGCCCTTCAAGGTTTGGAGAAAGCAACAGGTGCTCTTTACTTTAATACTGACTTAATCTTCTCAGGCTGCGGAAGCCCAGGAAACATTGGAAGAGGAATCCTTAATCAATGTAGAGGCTGATGTTAGGAAAGAATTGGCTCAATCTCTCTCTGGTGATGAGGTAAGTTAACTATTTACGTCCTTGTTTTCTTGAACTCTCTTTCTGTTAGTATTCCTTTCATTTTGAAACAATTTTGGTGGTGGATAGTTGGACAAGGCTGTATCTGGAGAAATGGCAGCATTCAGGGAACAGTGGGAAGTGGAACTTGATGAGCTTGAGACTGAAAGTGCTCATTTATTGGTATGCTATTTTAAAATTGTCTCTTAGTGcattaagaataaaaaaaattctgcaATTGTTATTACTGCTTATGAAATATTTGTTTTTCTCTTTATCTGTGGGTTTTCatgaaatataaaaatcattttCCCTTATAATGGAATTAGTATGGATAGATTTTTCTGTGTAATTTTTCTGTTTATGCAGTAAATGTCATTTCCCCCCTCATCTTATCCTCTAACTGAGCAGGAGCAACTGGATGGTGCTGGTATTGATCTTTCCAGTCTCTATAAGTGGATTGAAAAGCAAGCTCCCAATGGTTGTTGCACTGTAGCATGGAAAAATAGGACTCACTGGGCTGGAACTCATTTGTCCACTGATGCTCGTGAATCAGTTACAAAGGCTGAAGAGTTTCTCCAGGTCCACAGGCCTGTTAGAAGGTTCATACTCAGACCATTTGAAGGAGTTCATAACATCGTGCGATAAATTTAAGTTCTGAAGTTGGAATTTTTAATGTAGGGCAGACGGCATGGAAAAGTCTTGGAGGAGGGTGCCAGTGGTTTCCTGGGAAAGAAAGTTGAGAAAAGTGAAAGCAGTGAAGCTGTAAATGATACTACGACTGTAGATTGGGATTCTTTCAGTAAAATCTGCTCTGATAAGTCATCTTTGGAAGATATAACTTTTGGCAGCAAGCACTGGGCTTCTGTTTACCTGGCAAGCACCCCACAACAGGCTGCAGAACTGGGTCTGAAATTTCCAGGTGTTGACGAGGTGAGATATCTTGGAGTTTGAATAGTCATGTAGGCTATGTAGCTGACATCTGAATTTTGATAAAAGATCCCCAGTCATGT comes from Salvia miltiorrhiza cultivar Shanhuang (shh) chromosome 3, IMPLAD_Smil_shh, whole genome shotgun sequence and encodes:
- the LOC131018258 gene encoding miltiradiene synthase KSL2, chloroplastic-like; the protein is MVRSQDLVENRGEQSWYMAEGSIWGRRRRMGGGEAKKKADGEEELQRPFQSEKELQQLQRWYADCRLDTLKFGRDVVLTSNFLASLVIGDRASHHARLAFAKTSVLVTLIDDLFDHGGSKQECYKILELVKEWKEKAATAEYDSEAVEILFTALYNTVNDLAEMARVEQGRSVKQFIIGLWVEILSVFKIELDTWSDGTQLSLDEYMSSSWVSNSSRILVLVSMQFIGAKLSDQMLLSEECNDLCRHVSMVGRLLNDVCSFEKERNENTGSSMSILLAVGRDGRGVSEEEAIAELKEIVEYHRRKMMQIVYNEGTIFPRKCKDIFMEACKACCYVYSSSDEFTSPQQLKDDLESFLGL